From one Candidatus Kaelpia imicola genomic stretch:
- the rpmH gene encoding 50S ribosomal protein L34 produces the protein MKKNLKPVSNLKRKRKHGFLKRNSTKAGKAVLNRRRKKGRAQVAV, from the coding sequence TTGAAGAAGAATTTAAAGCCGGTTTCAAATTTAAAAAGAAAACGAAAACATGGTTTTTTGAAAAGAAATTCTACGAAGGCCGGGAAAGCAGTTCTTAATAGAAGAAGAAAAAAAGGGCGTGCTCAAGTTGCGGTTTAA